AAGGCCCAGGACCGGGTGGTTGTGGAAAGCAGCGAAAAAACCAGGGTTGAAGCGTTTTTTGATGCTGAAGACCAGAACGGATCTTTGGATAAGCCGTAAACTTATGAGCCGACTGGTACTGGAAAACCTTGTAAAGACCTATGGTGGCAAAACCGTAGTGGATCAGGTCAGCCTGACTGTGGACCAGGGACAGGTAACTGGACTTTTAGGCCCCAACGGTGCCGGCAAGACCACCACGTTCTATATGACTGTCGGCATGATCCGTCCGGAAAAAGGCACCGTTCACCTTGACGGGGAGGATATAACACGGCACCCCATGTATATAAGGGCCAGAAAGGGTATTGGTTACCTTCCCCAGGAGACATCCGTATTCAAAAAACTAACTGTCAGGGAAAATATAACGGCCATTCTGGAGGTCATTGACAAAAAAGTCATGGATATTGACCAGAAAGCTGAAAGCCTGATGGAAGAACTTGGGATTTTGTCTTTAGCCGGTCAAAAGGCAGCATCCCTGTCTGGTGGAGAGCGGCGGCGCCTGGAGATTTCAAGGGTGCTTGCCACAGACCCATTATTTATCCTGTTGGACGAACCCTTTGCCGGCATTGATCCTTTGGCTGTCATTGACATCCAGAAGATCATATCCCAGCTTACGGACAAAGGTATCGGGGTATTGATATCAGACCATAATGTCAGGGAAACATTAGGCGTATGCGACACAGCTTACATCATGAGCCAGGGCGTGGTTATGGAATCAGGTCCGCCAGAAAAAATTATTTCAAGCAAAGTAGCCAAACGAATTTACCTGGGAGACAACTTTAGACTTTAATCATGGAACTTGGATTACAACAAAGCCTTGCACTGACGCAACAGCTGGTCATGACGCCCCAGCTCCAGCAAGCCATTAAACTGCTCCAGCTGTCCCGGCTTGAACTTGCCGAAATGATCCAGCAAGAAATGGAGCAAAATCCGGCACTTGAAGAAGTCTCCACGGAAGACACCTCTGACAAAGCCATCACGGCCCAGGAAACCCAAACCCGGGAAACGGAAACTGAAGCCCCTGTCAAGGAAGTCACCATTGAAGAACGGGTGCCCTCGGATACGGATTGGGAAAATTATATCAATGAATATAACTCCACCGGCAGAATTCATATGGAGGCTGAAAGCAGTGAAGCCCCAAATTACGAAGCATTTACATCCGAAAAACAAACGCTTGAAGCGCATTTAAAATGGCAGTTGATGCTTTCGGATCTGCCGGACGAAGAGGAAAACATTGGTCACATCATCATTGGTAATCTAAACCGGGACGGATATTTATGCGCAGACGTGGAAGAACTGGCCCAGACGGCTGAGGCCGACATTCATACCGTTGAAGAGGTACTGGCTCTGCTTCAGACCTTTGACCCCCCCGGCGTGTGTGCCAGAAACCTGTGCGAAACGCTGCTAATACAAGTCCGGCAGCTTGGCATTGAAAACGAAATCATCACCCGGATCATTACGGATCATTTAAAAAACCTTGAAAATAGAAACAGCAAAAAAATTGCCAAGGCCCTTAAAATTTCTGTTGAGGATGTACGGGCCGCAGTAAAAATCATCCAGTTTCTTGAACCCAAACCCGGCAGAAAATTTGCCACAGAGGAACCCGCCTACATCACCCCTGACATATATGTTTACAAAGTTGGTGATGATTTCAAAATTGTTATGAACGATGACGGCCTTCCCAAACTAAAAATTTCAAGATTTTACAGGGATGCTGTGGCCACCGGCAAAAAAATCCCCAAGGAGACCAAAACCTATCTCAATGAAAAGATGCAGTCCGCCTCCTGGCTTATAAAATCCATTCATCAGCGCCAGAAAACTATCTACCTTGTCATGGAAAGCATCATAAAATTTCAAAGGGAATTTTTTGAAAAGGGCATTGCCTATCTGCGGCCTTTGATCCTCAAAGACATTGCCGAAGATATTGAAATGCATGAGTCTACGATCAGCCGGGTGACCACCAACAAATACGCCTACACGCCCCAGGGACTGTTTGAGTTGAAATATTTTTTCAACAGCTCCATAGAGCGGGTTGACGGTCCTTCCATGGCATCAGCCAGCGTCAAGGAGAGAATAAGGCAACTCATTGACAATGAAGATCCAAACGCGCCTTTAAGTGATGATAAAATCGCCGCAATTCTGCAGGAATCAGACATTCAGATTGCCCGGCGAACCGTGGCAAAATACAGAAAAGTGCTTAATATTCTGCCGTCCAATAAACGCAAACAACTATAGGGAGAGCTAATCTATGCAGGTCACCATCACGTTCAAAAAAATAGAAGCATCTGATGCCCTCAAGTCCTATGTAAATAAAAAGCTTAAGCGGTTTGACAAAATGTTGGATGGCCCGGCTGATGCAAATGTGGTCTTAAGCATTGAAAAAATAAGGCATATTGCTGAGATCACTTTAACCAGCGGCCCACTTAGCATCCATGCAAAGGAATCGAGCGAAAGCATGTATGCCACCATTGATATTTTAGCGGATAAAGTGAAAAGTCAAATAACAAAGCACAAGGAAAAAGAAAAAAAACACATGTCAGGCAACAAGGCGAGCCTGACGGATACCCGGGAGTTCAGTCTTGAGGAACCACTGCCCGGGGACATGAGAGATATTATTGAAGAACCCCTTGAAACAAAACCTATGGACATCGAAGATGCGGTGATTGAACTGGAATCGGGCAAAAAATCTTTTTATGTTTTTATGAATGCCCGCACAGAACAAGTCAATGTGATCTATAAACACAATAACGGTAAATTGGGACTTATCGCCCCCCAAGGATAGGATGGTCGGAACCAATGAAAATCAGTGACATTCTAAAGCTGGACGCTATTATCGCAGACCTGAAAGCCAAAAACAAAACAGAGGCCATAGAAGAACTGTCCCAGGCTGTTTCACCGGTGGCAGGCGCAGAAGCCGAAGATGTCTCAGCTGTCCTGCTGGAACGGGAGCACTTGGGCTCCACAGGTATCGGCGGCGGCATCGCCATTCCTCACGGCAAACTGGAGACGGTTAAGTCCATTGCAGTGGGATTTGGACGCAGCATCAAAGGCATTGAGTTTAATTCCCTGGACAACCGGCCGGTCCATCTTTTCTTTCTGCTTTTAACACCCGAACATTCCACAGGGGGGCATTTAAAGGTTCTGGCCCAAATTTCAAAGCTGCTGAAAATGGATCAATTTAAAGAACGCCTGCTCGCAGCAGGCTCCCAAGAACAGATTCATCAGATCATTCTGGAGAATGACGAAGAATTTTGACAATGGAAAACCTCAAGGTTTATATCATCACCGGCATATCAGGCTCCGGGAAGACAACCGTTGCCCAGGCATTTGAAGATGCTAGTTTTTATTGCATTGACAACATGCCCATGGCACTTGTGCCCAAGGTGCTCGAACTGCCGTTAGGCGAAAGCACCAAGGTCAAAGGGGCTGCATTTGTGATGGATATGAGGTCAAAAACTTTCTTAAGTACATTTGTTTCAGGTGTCTCAGCTATAGAGGATATGGGACTATCCCCGGTCATCATATTTCTTGAAGCTGACACCCAAACTTTGGTCAAACGGTTTAGTCAGACCCGCCGGCACCATCCTCTGGGGGACGAAAAAAACCTTTTGGACAGCATAAGGTCTGAAAAACAGGGCATGGCCGCCATCCGGAAATTAGCCCACCGGATCATCGACACTTCTAATTTCAATGTGCATCAGCTTAAGGCAGAAATACAAAGTCTTGTATCCAA
This window of the uncultured Desulfobacter sp. genome carries:
- the lptB gene encoding LPS export ABC transporter ATP-binding protein; this encodes MSRLVLENLVKTYGGKTVVDQVSLTVDQGQVTGLLGPNGAGKTTTFYMTVGMIRPEKGTVHLDGEDITRHPMYIRARKGIGYLPQETSVFKKLTVRENITAILEVIDKKVMDIDQKAESLMEELGILSLAGQKAASLSGGERRRLEISRVLATDPLFILLDEPFAGIDPLAVIDIQKIISQLTDKGIGVLISDHNVRETLGVCDTAYIMSQGVVMESGPPEKIISSKVAKRIYLGDNFRL
- the rpoN gene encoding RNA polymerase factor sigma-54 → MELGLQQSLALTQQLVMTPQLQQAIKLLQLSRLELAEMIQQEMEQNPALEEVSTEDTSDKAITAQETQTRETETEAPVKEVTIEERVPSDTDWENYINEYNSTGRIHMEAESSEAPNYEAFTSEKQTLEAHLKWQLMLSDLPDEEENIGHIIIGNLNRDGYLCADVEELAQTAEADIHTVEEVLALLQTFDPPGVCARNLCETLLIQVRQLGIENEIITRIITDHLKNLENRNSKKIAKALKISVEDVRAAVKIIQFLEPKPGRKFATEEPAYITPDIYVYKVGDDFKIVMNDDGLPKLKISRFYRDAVATGKKIPKETKTYLNEKMQSASWLIKSIHQRQKTIYLVMESIIKFQREFFEKGIAYLRPLILKDIAEDIEMHESTISRVTTNKYAYTPQGLFELKYFFNSSIERVDGPSMASASVKERIRQLIDNEDPNAPLSDDKIAAILQESDIQIARRTVAKYRKVLNILPSNKRKQL
- the raiA gene encoding ribosome-associated translation inhibitor RaiA produces the protein MQVTITFKKIEASDALKSYVNKKLKRFDKMLDGPADANVVLSIEKIRHIAEITLTSGPLSIHAKESSESMYATIDILADKVKSQITKHKEKEKKHMSGNKASLTDTREFSLEEPLPGDMRDIIEEPLETKPMDIEDAVIELESGKKSFYVFMNARTEQVNVIYKHNNGKLGLIAPQG
- a CDS encoding PTS sugar transporter subunit IIA, giving the protein MKISDILKLDAIIADLKAKNKTEAIEELSQAVSPVAGAEAEDVSAVLLEREHLGSTGIGGGIAIPHGKLETVKSIAVGFGRSIKGIEFNSLDNRPVHLFFLLLTPEHSTGGHLKVLAQISKLLKMDQFKERLLAAGSQEQIHQIILENDEEF
- the rapZ gene encoding RNase adapter RapZ; translated protein: MENLKVYIITGISGSGKTTVAQAFEDASFYCIDNMPMALVPKVLELPLGESTKVKGAAFVMDMRSKTFLSTFVSGVSAIEDMGLSPVIIFLEADTQTLVKRFSQTRRHHPLGDEKNLLDSIRSEKQGMAAIRKLAHRIIDTSNFNVHQLKAEIQSLVSKDIGSENFMKLNIMSFGYKYGIPVDADIVVDLRFLANPYFVPELKAHNGESDAVKAFVLENGETKTFLKKYNDLIDYLIPLYKKENKAYLTLALGCTGGRHRSVAISRAVFERLLKKGLNPSLRHRDIDKDIKEL